A genomic region of uncultured Paludibaculum sp. contains the following coding sequences:
- a CDS encoding VOC family protein encodes MSDKSGPLVDPNTSIAPMLSVRQGAQAIEFYKQAFGATELFRIDSDTGSVVAQLAVGAASFWLADESPEHLNFSPESLGGGTVRMVMVVDDPDAIFDQAVAAGAEVVWPVKDDYGWRLGRVVDPYGHHWEIGKPLPKPQ; translated from the coding sequence ATGAGTGACAAATCGGGGCCGCTGGTAGACCCCAATACCTCCATAGCCCCTATGCTCTCAGTCCGGCAAGGCGCCCAGGCCATCGAGTTCTACAAGCAGGCCTTTGGAGCCACGGAACTCTTCCGCATCGACAGCGACACTGGCTCGGTGGTCGCTCAATTGGCCGTCGGCGCCGCCAGTTTCTGGCTCGCCGATGAATCGCCTGAGCACCTGAACTTCAGCCCCGAATCCCTCGGCGGCGGTACCGTGCGCATGGTCATGGTGGTGGACGATCCGGACGCCATCTTCGACCAGGCCGTGGCGGCGGGCGCTGAAGTAGTCTGGCCGGTCAAGGACGATTACGGCTGGCGGCTGGGCCGTGTCGTCGACCCGTACGGACACCACTGGGAAATCGGCAAACCCTTGCCGAAGCCTCAGTAG
- a CDS encoding polysaccharide biosynthesis/export family protein, with protein sequence MVFAAGSVVSAQPPRSGSSPMTDAGQANLPGQKIGPNDLLAISVYDSPELTRTVRVGAEGYIRLPMVSDRIQAQGLMPAALESAIAEILIKEGLLVKPVVMVTVAEYSSRSVSVIGAVKKPTTFQAVGRVTLLDAISRAEGLSELAGPEILISTPPDEDGSDKQLVQRFLVRDLIDNAKPEMNLVLHGGEEIRVPEARKIFVTGNVKKPGAFPVKEENQLTVLKALALSEGLSPFPQKYAYVYRKADNEGGKAEIQVELSKIMQRKAVDFGLEPEDTLYVPEDANRKRWVGTTEKVVAFGLATASGVLVWKR encoded by the coding sequence ATGGTTTTCGCGGCCGGCTCCGTTGTGAGCGCCCAGCCGCCACGCTCGGGCTCGTCCCCGATGACGGATGCCGGCCAGGCGAACCTGCCGGGGCAGAAGATTGGCCCCAACGATCTGCTGGCGATTTCCGTCTATGACTCTCCCGAACTGACGCGAACCGTTCGCGTGGGGGCCGAAGGGTATATCCGGCTGCCGATGGTGTCCGACCGGATTCAGGCCCAGGGGCTGATGCCCGCGGCTCTGGAAAGCGCCATCGCCGAGATCCTCATCAAGGAGGGGCTTCTGGTGAAGCCCGTGGTGATGGTGACCGTGGCCGAGTACTCCAGCCGGTCGGTTTCCGTGATTGGCGCGGTGAAGAAGCCGACGACGTTTCAGGCGGTGGGCCGGGTGACCTTACTGGACGCGATCTCGCGGGCGGAAGGGCTGTCGGAGTTGGCGGGCCCGGAGATCCTGATCTCCACGCCGCCCGACGAGGACGGCAGCGACAAGCAGTTGGTGCAGCGGTTCCTGGTGCGCGACCTGATCGACAACGCGAAGCCGGAGATGAACCTGGTGCTGCATGGCGGTGAGGAGATCAGGGTGCCCGAGGCGCGGAAGATCTTCGTGACGGGCAATGTCAAGAAACCTGGGGCGTTTCCGGTGAAGGAAGAGAATCAGCTAACCGTGTTGAAGGCGCTGGCGCTTTCGGAAGGGCTCTCGCCGTTCCCGCAGAAGTATGCGTATGTGTATCGCAAAGCGGACAACGAAGGTGGCAAGGCGGAGATCCAGGTGGAGTTGTCGAAGATCATGCAGCGCAAGGCCGTGGACTTCGGCCTGGAACCCGAAGACACGCTGTATGTGCCGGAAGATGCGAACCGGAAGCGATGGGTCGGCACTACGGAGAAGGTGGTCGCCTTTGGCCTGGCGACGGCTTCGGGCGTGCTGGTCTGGAAGCGGTAG
- a CDS encoding DUF3656 domain-containing protein, translating into MRQQPPVRKPEVMSPAGYWPQLHAAIEAGADSVYFGLKHFSARAKVGFTLTELPAVMRELHTRGVRGFVTFNTLIFEHEIAEAAQAIASIIEAGADALIMQDYGMVRLARQIAPAMELHASTQMSITDAEGVHLAQSLGVQRVTLARELALSEVRSILEQTSCELEIFVHGALCVAYSGQCFSSEAWGGRSANRGQCAQACRLPYEMMVDGRIEPLADARYLLSPGDLYGLRQVPEIVAMGVSALKIEGRYKDADYVALATAAYRKAVDEAWAGRRLSITPAEELQLEQVYSRGSGPYFLTGTNHQAVVNGRAPRHRGVCVGKVTKVGRDSVTVEPSPAHRLAPMKPGDGLVFDAASWRSPEEPEEGGRIFQSAPNLDGSLDLRFGNSAVRFARIHPGDLVWRTHDPALERVTKPFLEPAAPVARQPLHVRVTAAEGAPLVTEWSLAAHPEINTLVLSPESVGKAQNRGLTEEYLRDQFARLGNTPYSLDRLELTCTGAPFVPGSLLNRMRREAVEQLQALQANRPHADVQAPKPLVEAALRQAVAPETDDPAPQLHLLVRTPQQLEAALELAPASITLDYLDLYGLRPSVERVKAAGIAVRAASPRILKPGEARIVNFLLSLECPLVVRSTGILHALKLQAHPDLIGDFSLNTANSLTASAYFDLGLARLTPTHDLNADQISELARTAGASRIEAIAYQHLPVFHTEHCVFCRFLSKGTTYKDCGRPCETHTVALKDPSGRAHPVMADVGCRNTVFGAEAQEASSFIDAWQRAGIRHLRLEFVHESPAQVREITLAFQSYIDGRATAAQLAVELKRIAPQGVTQGSLFVPPDYLTLPILH; encoded by the coding sequence ATGCGCCAGCAGCCCCCCGTCCGCAAACCCGAAGTCATGAGTCCCGCCGGCTACTGGCCCCAACTCCACGCCGCCATCGAAGCCGGAGCCGACTCCGTCTACTTCGGCCTGAAGCACTTTTCGGCCCGCGCCAAAGTCGGCTTCACGCTCACGGAACTGCCGGCGGTCATGCGCGAACTCCACACACGCGGAGTCCGCGGCTTCGTCACTTTCAACACGCTGATCTTCGAGCACGAGATCGCGGAAGCGGCTCAAGCCATCGCTTCCATCATCGAGGCTGGCGCCGACGCCCTCATCATGCAGGACTACGGCATGGTTCGGCTGGCCCGGCAGATCGCACCGGCCATGGAACTCCACGCCAGCACGCAGATGAGCATCACCGACGCGGAAGGCGTCCATCTGGCCCAGAGCCTGGGCGTGCAGCGCGTCACCTTGGCTCGGGAGTTGGCCCTCTCCGAGGTCCGGTCCATCCTTGAGCAGACGTCGTGCGAGCTGGAAATCTTCGTCCACGGTGCCCTGTGCGTCGCCTACTCCGGCCAGTGCTTCTCGTCCGAAGCTTGGGGCGGCCGCAGCGCCAATCGCGGCCAGTGCGCCCAGGCGTGCCGTCTGCCTTACGAAATGATGGTCGACGGACGCATCGAGCCGCTCGCCGACGCCCGCTACCTGCTCTCCCCCGGCGACCTGTACGGCCTCCGCCAGGTGCCCGAAATCGTCGCCATGGGCGTCTCCGCCCTCAAGATCGAAGGCCGTTACAAGGATGCGGACTATGTCGCTCTCGCCACGGCCGCCTACCGCAAGGCCGTCGACGAAGCCTGGGCCGGCCGCCGCCTCTCCATTACGCCGGCCGAGGAGCTTCAACTCGAGCAGGTCTACTCGCGCGGGTCGGGCCCTTACTTTCTCACCGGAACAAACCATCAGGCCGTAGTCAACGGCCGCGCGCCCCGCCATCGCGGAGTCTGCGTCGGCAAGGTCACCAAAGTCGGCCGCGACTCCGTCACCGTCGAGCCCTCGCCCGCCCACCGTCTCGCTCCGATGAAGCCCGGCGACGGTCTGGTCTTCGATGCCGCCTCGTGGCGCAGCCCCGAGGAGCCCGAAGAAGGTGGCCGCATCTTCCAATCGGCGCCCAATCTCGATGGCTCCCTCGACCTGCGGTTCGGCAACAGCGCCGTCCGTTTCGCCCGCATCCATCCCGGCGACCTGGTCTGGCGCACACACGACCCCGCACTGGAGCGCGTCACCAAACCGTTTCTCGAGCCTGCCGCGCCCGTCGCCCGCCAGCCGCTGCACGTCCGCGTCACCGCCGCCGAAGGGGCTCCCCTGGTCACCGAATGGAGCCTCGCCGCGCATCCCGAGATCAACACTCTGGTCCTTTCGCCCGAATCCGTGGGCAAGGCGCAAAACCGCGGCCTCACCGAGGAATACCTGCGCGACCAGTTCGCCCGCCTCGGCAACACGCCCTACTCTCTGGATCGTCTCGAGCTCACCTGCACCGGCGCCCCGTTTGTGCCCGGATCGCTGCTGAACCGCATGCGCCGCGAAGCCGTCGAGCAGCTACAGGCTCTTCAGGCCAACCGGCCGCACGCGGACGTCCAGGCGCCCAAGCCCCTGGTGGAAGCGGCTCTCCGCCAGGCCGTTGCGCCCGAGACCGATGACCCAGCTCCTCAACTCCACCTGCTGGTCCGAACGCCTCAGCAGTTGGAGGCGGCCCTTGAACTTGCACCAGCCAGCATCACCCTCGACTATCTGGACCTCTACGGCCTGCGTCCCTCCGTAGAACGTGTCAAAGCCGCTGGAATCGCCGTTCGTGCCGCCAGCCCACGCATCCTCAAGCCCGGCGAAGCCCGCATCGTCAATTTTCTGCTGAGTCTCGAATGCCCGCTGGTCGTCCGCTCCACGGGCATTCTGCACGCCCTCAAACTGCAGGCGCACCCCGACCTGATCGGCGACTTCAGCCTCAACACCGCCAACTCGCTGACGGCCTCGGCCTACTTCGACCTCGGTCTGGCCCGGCTGACGCCGACACACGACCTGAACGCCGACCAGATCTCGGAACTCGCCCGCACGGCCGGAGCCTCGCGCATTGAGGCCATCGCTTACCAGCACCTGCCCGTCTTCCACACCGAACACTGCGTCTTCTGCCGTTTCCTTTCCAAGGGCACCACCTACAAGGATTGTGGCCGCCCGTGCGAAACCCACACGGTGGCCCTGAAAGATCCGTCCGGACGTGCTCACCCCGTCATGGCCGACGTCGGCTGCCGCAATACCGTTTTCGGCGCCGAGGCGCAGGAGGCCAGCAGCTTCATTGATGCCTGGCAGCGGGCCGGCATTCGCCACTTGCGCCTGGAATTCGTCCACGAATCCCCGGCGCAAGTCCGCGAGATCACCCTCGCTTTCCAGAGCTATATCGACGGACGCGCCACCGCCGCTCAGCTCGCAGTGGAATTGAAACGCATCGCGCCGCAAGGCGTCACCCAGGGGAGTCTGTTTGTCCCCCCGGACTATCTCACGCTGCCCATTCTTCACTAA
- a CDS encoding DUF72 domain-containing protein, translating to MAMLSHLSIGPSGWHRADWVSTVYPKPASRGWHPLDTLARYVDVAEIGQTFAGPLKPEIARLYVKKVEKNPGFLFTALLERRFTYDRCLDEAAVNAWKQGLFPLLRARRLGAVVMQFPWAFRFTEENRQFLIHLRRTFHEFPLSAELRHESWLRDEAVTTLVNYRVGFVNIDQPQYFRALPPTAMLTSGVAVVRMHGRRSPEGFQEFDRPVDQSYLYDLDELLEWRPRIERLAANAARVLVVTANAEGGRSMVNALQLREIFGDSALRAPAPLIGEYPAELAAFRAQRPVQAVLLPARAA from the coding sequence ATGGCAATGCTAAGCCACCTCTCAATCGGTCCGTCCGGATGGCATCGCGCGGACTGGGTTTCCACTGTCTATCCAAAGCCCGCATCGCGCGGGTGGCATCCACTCGACACGCTGGCCAGGTATGTGGATGTCGCGGAGATCGGGCAGACCTTCGCCGGGCCTCTCAAGCCGGAGATTGCCCGGCTCTACGTGAAGAAGGTGGAGAAGAATCCAGGCTTCCTGTTCACCGCGCTGCTGGAGAGGCGCTTCACCTACGACCGGTGTCTGGACGAAGCGGCCGTGAATGCCTGGAAGCAAGGCCTGTTTCCTCTGCTGCGGGCCCGGCGGTTGGGTGCGGTGGTGATGCAGTTCCCCTGGGCATTCCGGTTCACCGAGGAGAACAGGCAGTTCCTCATCCACCTTCGGAGGACGTTTCACGAATTCCCGCTATCGGCGGAACTGCGGCACGAGTCATGGCTGAGGGATGAGGCGGTGACGACGCTGGTGAACTACCGCGTCGGGTTCGTCAACATTGATCAGCCGCAATACTTCCGGGCGCTGCCGCCCACGGCAATGCTTACCTCGGGGGTGGCAGTTGTCCGTATGCATGGGCGGCGGAGCCCGGAGGGGTTTCAGGAGTTTGACCGGCCGGTGGACCAGTCCTATCTGTACGATCTGGATGAGTTGCTGGAATGGCGACCGCGGATTGAGCGTCTGGCGGCGAATGCGGCGCGGGTTCTGGTGGTGACGGCCAACGCGGAGGGCGGGCGGTCGATGGTGAACGCGCTGCAGTTACGCGAGATCTTCGGGGATTCGGCCCTGCGGGCGCCGGCACCATTGATTGGCGAGTATCCGGCGGAGTTGGCGGCATTCCGGGCTCAGAGACCGGTACAGGCGGTGTTGTTGCCGGCGCGAGCGGCTTAA
- the cysK gene encoding cysteine synthase A has translation MRVFDDNSFSIGRTPLVRLNRVTKGAGATVLAKIEGRNPAYSVKCRIGASMVWDAEKSGILGPGKELVEPTSGNTGIALAFVAAARGYPITLTMPETMSLERRKVLKVFGANLVLTEGPKGMKGAIAKAEEIYNSDPSKYVLLQQFQNPANPKIHFETTGPEIWEDTDGQVDVLVSGVGTGGTITGISRYIKQAKGKPILSVAVEPTTSPVITQVRNGESPQPGPHKIQGIGAGFIPGTLDLSMVDRVEQVTNDESMEMARRLASEEGILSGISCGAAAAAAVRLAYLPEFAGKTIVVVLPDAGERYLSSALFEGMFAD, from the coding sequence ATGAGAGTTTTCGACGATAACTCATTCAGCATCGGCCGGACTCCTCTAGTCCGGCTCAACCGTGTAACGAAGGGCGCCGGGGCCACGGTTCTGGCTAAGATCGAGGGCCGGAACCCGGCCTATTCGGTGAAATGCCGCATCGGTGCGTCGATGGTTTGGGACGCGGAAAAGAGCGGCATTTTGGGGCCCGGGAAGGAACTGGTGGAACCCACCAGCGGCAACACCGGGATCGCCCTGGCGTTTGTCGCGGCGGCGCGCGGTTACCCCATCACCCTGACAATGCCCGAGACGATGTCGCTGGAGCGCCGTAAGGTATTGAAGGTGTTCGGGGCGAACCTCGTGCTGACGGAAGGACCGAAGGGCATGAAGGGCGCGATCGCGAAGGCGGAGGAGATCTACAACTCGGATCCCTCGAAGTACGTCCTGCTGCAGCAATTCCAGAATCCGGCGAATCCGAAGATTCACTTTGAGACGACCGGACCGGAGATCTGGGAAGACACCGATGGCCAGGTAGACGTGTTGGTATCGGGCGTGGGGACCGGCGGCACCATCACCGGCATTTCGCGCTACATCAAACAGGCCAAGGGCAAGCCCATCCTGTCAGTGGCCGTGGAACCAACCACGAGCCCGGTGATCACGCAGGTGAGGAATGGCGAGTCTCCACAGCCGGGCCCGCACAAGATCCAGGGCATTGGGGCCGGCTTCATTCCCGGCACGTTGGACCTCTCGATGGTGGACCGGGTGGAACAGGTGACCAACGACGAGTCGATGGAGATGGCCCGGCGTCTGGCGTCCGAGGAAGGCATCCTCAGCGGCATCTCGTGTGGCGCGGCGGCTGCGGCTGCCGTCCGGTTGGCGTACCTGCCGGAGTTTGCCGGCAAGACGATTGTCGTAGTGCTGCCGGATGCCGGTGAACGATACCTCTCGTCGGCGCTTTTCGAGGGGATGTTCGCCGATTAA
- a CDS encoding Rrf2 family transcriptional regulator, with product MPVQTLMNVSVKCEYALRAVLDLTLAPGTQPIRIADIATRQQIPQKFLETILADLKKHGFLESRRGAEGGYLLAKAAETITVGQVLRSVEGGRTGRAALEAPGPLGEFWDRVDEAVAGVIDKTTFAELARNWRDRQTRYVPNWEI from the coding sequence ATGCCAGTGCAGACGCTCATGAACGTTTCCGTCAAGTGCGAATACGCGCTCCGCGCGGTGCTTGACCTCACCTTGGCGCCGGGGACGCAACCGATCCGGATCGCTGACATCGCGACGCGGCAGCAGATACCGCAAAAGTTCCTGGAGACGATTCTGGCGGACCTGAAGAAGCACGGGTTTCTGGAATCGCGCCGTGGCGCCGAGGGCGGCTATCTGCTGGCCAAGGCGGCCGAGACCATCACGGTGGGACAGGTGTTGCGGAGTGTGGAAGGAGGCCGGACGGGCCGCGCGGCGTTGGAAGCGCCGGGCCCGCTGGGTGAGTTCTGGGATCGTGTGGACGAGGCGGTGGCCGGGGTCATCGACAAAACCACGTTTGCCGAATTGGCCCGGAACTGGCGCGACCGGCAGACAAGATACGTGCCAAATTGGGAGATTTAA
- a CDS encoding isocitrate lyase/phosphoenolpyruvate mutase family protein: MTQQEKAARFQALHAGPGCFVIPNPWDTGSARMLAGLGFQALATSSAASAVAMGRKDGGLTRDEALAHARMIVEATELPVSADLEKGFGERPEDVAETVRRAAESGLVGCTIEDTTGKPEAPLFEFSLAVERIAAGAQVARGLGFPFFLTARTHNLLFANPSLDETIRRLRAFEQAGAEVLFAPGLPDLEAVRTVCSAVSKPFNFMAGIPGKSFSVPELAAAGVRRVSLATSLYRAAMTAFLDAARAVKDSGDLGFIDRTVNTSELYKLMGL; the protein is encoded by the coding sequence ATGACTCAGCAGGAAAAGGCAGCCCGTTTCCAGGCACTACACGCCGGACCGGGCTGCTTCGTCATTCCCAATCCTTGGGACACCGGCTCCGCGCGCATGCTGGCCGGCCTGGGCTTCCAGGCATTGGCCACTTCCAGTGCAGCCTCGGCCGTCGCCATGGGCCGCAAGGATGGAGGTCTCACACGGGACGAAGCGCTGGCCCATGCCCGCATGATCGTCGAGGCGACAGAACTACCCGTCTCGGCCGATCTCGAAAAGGGCTTCGGCGAAAGGCCGGAGGACGTGGCCGAGACCGTCCGCCGTGCGGCTGAATCCGGGCTGGTGGGCTGCACGATCGAGGATACGACCGGCAAGCCGGAAGCTCCGCTATTCGAGTTCTCGCTGGCCGTGGAACGCATCGCCGCCGGAGCGCAGGTGGCCCGCGGCCTCGGGTTTCCTTTCTTCCTGACGGCGCGTACCCACAACCTGCTCTTCGCCAATCCCAGCCTGGACGAAACCATCCGGCGGCTCCGGGCCTTCGAGCAGGCCGGGGCCGAAGTGCTGTTCGCGCCCGGTCTGCCGGATCTGGAGGCGGTGCGTACGGTGTGCTCCGCCGTGTCCAAGCCCTTTAACTTCATGGCGGGCATCCCGGGCAAGTCGTTCTCCGTGCCCGAGCTCGCGGCCGCCGGAGTGCGGCGCGTCTCCCTGGCCACCTCGCTCTATCGCGCCGCCATGACCGCATTTCTGGACGCCGCCCGCGCAGTGAAGGATTCCGGTGACCTGGGATTCATCGACCGCACCGTAAACACAAGCGAGCTTTACAAGTTGATGGGGCTTTGA
- a CDS encoding GDP-mannose 4,6-dehydratase: MRILITGGAGFIGSHTAERVLVGGHETAILDDLNDFYEITIKEQNLALVGAQGSVALYRGDIRDGAFVDRVFQEFRPEAVVHLAARAGVRPSLEEPVLYTDVNCLGTAVLLEAARRAGTHRFVFASSSSVYGLTQRIPFQEDDPDLRPISPYAGTKLACERLSYVYSHLYGIKVVCLRFFTVYGPRQRPDLAISKFIECVETGREIPFFGDGQMGRDYTFVSDTIDGILAALNINCPYGVFNLGNSFPVTLSEMVAEIERATHREAKLRRLPVPPGDVPITYADLTKSEAALGYRPKVLFAEGIRRTVEWYRAWKRGTDERTGPGAGTAG, from the coding sequence ATGCGAATTCTGATTACAGGGGGGGCGGGTTTTATCGGGTCGCACACCGCCGAACGGGTTCTTGTTGGCGGTCACGAGACGGCGATCCTAGACGATCTGAATGATTTCTATGAGATCACGATTAAGGAGCAGAATCTCGCACTTGTCGGGGCACAAGGATCCGTGGCGCTCTATCGCGGGGACATCCGAGATGGGGCTTTCGTGGACCGGGTGTTCCAAGAGTTCCGGCCCGAGGCTGTGGTTCATCTCGCGGCGCGGGCGGGTGTGCGACCGTCTCTGGAGGAACCGGTGCTGTATACGGATGTCAACTGCTTGGGTACGGCGGTCTTGCTGGAAGCGGCGCGAAGGGCCGGGACGCACAGATTTGTGTTCGCCTCCTCCAGTTCCGTCTATGGGCTGACACAGCGCATCCCATTTCAAGAGGATGACCCGGATTTGCGACCGATTTCACCCTATGCCGGAACGAAGTTGGCGTGCGAACGGCTGTCTTATGTTTACTCGCATCTGTATGGGATCAAGGTTGTCTGCCTGCGGTTTTTCACTGTTTATGGACCTCGCCAGAGACCAGATCTGGCCATCAGTAAGTTTATCGAGTGTGTTGAGACCGGGCGTGAGATTCCATTCTTCGGTGATGGTCAGATGGGGCGGGACTACACATTTGTCTCCGACACCATTGATGGAATCCTGGCTGCTCTGAACATTAATTGCCCTTATGGCGTGTTCAATCTGGGGAACTCGTTTCCCGTCACGCTGAGTGAAATGGTGGCAGAGATCGAACGAGCCACGCATAGGGAGGCGAAGTTGAGACGTCTGCCGGTCCCTCCTGGGGATGTACCGATTACGTATGCGGATCTCACGAAGTCAGAAGCGGCGCTAGGCTACCGCCCGAAGGTCTTGTTTGCAGAGGGAATTCGGCGGACCGTGGAGTGGTATCGAGCGTGGAAGCGGGGGACCGACGAGCGGACTGGGCCTGGTGCAGGGACGGCCGGGTAA
- the ltrA gene encoding group II intron reverse transcriptase/maturase, translating to MTKAPSSLQELRRRIYRKAKSETTHRFWGLFVHITKIETLEEAYRIAKGNGGAPGIDGQSFQDIESAGQAAFLAAVREELITGRYKPMPNRRVEIPKGNGKVRMLQIPCIRDRVVQGALKLILEAVFEADFCPNSYGFRPRRSPHRALAEVRRSVMRRMSTVIDVDLSRYFDTIRHSVLLDKIAKRIQDPQVMHLVKQVIQAGGKIGVPQGGPFSPLAGNIYLNEVDWFFDTIRRKTAEGGYEAVNYHRFADDVVITVSGHHTKRGWAERALQRLREQIAPLGVELNQEKTRVVNTLNGEAFGFLGFDLRRVRRQDRGGHFILMTPKKKARKAVKARVREIIARGGATPAQALVKRINATLAGWVNYFRVGNSSRAFSEVRDYVEMKVRTLLTRRKRRRKRSVGWRRWSNEYLYDVLGLYWDWKIQPLPGVGRGDVKMAGGQQDS from the coding sequence ATGACAAAGGCACCCAGCAGTCTGCAGGAACTGAGACGGCGGATCTATCGAAAGGCGAAGTCTGAAACGACGCATCGCTTCTGGGGTCTCTTTGTGCACATCACGAAGATCGAGACCCTCGAAGAGGCTTACCGTATCGCCAAAGGGAACGGTGGTGCCCCGGGCATCGACGGCCAGAGCTTCCAGGACATTGAGTCCGCGGGGCAGGCCGCGTTTCTGGCGGCGGTGCGGGAAGAGCTCATCACAGGCAGGTACAAACCCATGCCGAACCGCCGGGTGGAGATCCCGAAGGGCAACGGCAAAGTCCGAATGCTGCAGATTCCCTGTATCCGCGACCGTGTGGTGCAAGGGGCGCTGAAGCTGATCCTGGAAGCAGTCTTCGAGGCGGATTTTTGCCCGAACTCCTACGGATTTCGACCGAGGCGGTCACCACATCGCGCGCTGGCGGAAGTCAGGCGCAGTGTGATGCGGCGCATGTCCACGGTCATCGATGTTGATTTGTCGCGCTATTTCGACACGATCCGGCATTCGGTGCTTCTGGACAAGATCGCCAAGCGGATCCAGGACCCACAAGTCATGCACCTTGTGAAGCAGGTGATCCAAGCCGGCGGCAAGATTGGTGTCCCGCAAGGGGGACCGTTCAGCCCGCTGGCGGGGAACATCTATTTGAACGAGGTCGACTGGTTCTTCGACACGATTCGGCGCAAGACGGCAGAAGGGGGCTACGAGGCGGTCAACTATCACCGGTTCGCCGACGATGTTGTGATCACCGTCAGTGGGCACCATACCAAACGGGGCTGGGCCGAACGGGCCCTGCAACGGCTCCGGGAACAGATCGCACCGCTGGGTGTGGAGCTGAACCAGGAGAAGACCAGGGTGGTGAATACGCTGAACGGGGAAGCCTTCGGGTTCCTGGGTTTCGACCTGCGCCGGGTACGCAGGCAAGACAGGGGGGGACATTTCATCCTGATGACTCCGAAGAAGAAAGCTCGCAAAGCAGTGAAGGCGAGGGTTCGCGAGATCATTGCGCGCGGGGGAGCAACCCCAGCGCAAGCACTGGTGAAGCGGATCAACGCCACGCTGGCTGGATGGGTGAACTACTTCAGAGTGGGTAACTCCAGTCGAGCCTTTAGCGAGGTTCGCGACTACGTCGAGATGAAGGTCCGGACACTGTTGACGCGGCGGAAACGGCGGCGAAAGCGGAGTGTGGGCTGGCGGCGATGGAGTAACGAATACCTGTACGACGTACTGGGGCTGTATTGGGACTGGAAGATCCAGCCGCTGCCCGGAGTCGGGCGGGGCGACGTGAAAATGGCCGGCGGTCAACAGGACTCATAA
- a CDS encoding IS4 family transposase yields MLQAASLFNQLLHHFPRNEFAALVKKHGAERSAKGFTCWTQFVSMLFCQLGRADSLREICNGLSCCLGKLVHLGIAKAPRRSTLSYANEHRPAALFEDLFWTSLARFRDSGTLGPRKHKFRFKNKLLSLDSTTITLCLNLFPWAKFRRAKGGVKAHVLLDHDDYLPAYVLLTEARRSDVKMADSFLPNPGSIVAMDRGYNDYALFGRWTKAGVFFVTRLKDDAQFEIVEERTRPQNSAICVDQIIRLSSAKGRAGCPHLLRRVVVWVPEKDDVIVLLTNHLEFGATTIAAIYKDRWKLGVSRQGHIVQSVKDRPGPKDSGLVAWEAPWRESKTAEPSDNILRKECARRTRLQRKVNADVASLHEIPVAETV; encoded by the coding sequence ATCCTACAAGCCGCCAGTCTCTTCAATCAACTGCTGCACCACTTCCCCCGCAACGAGTTCGCCGCTCTCGTCAAGAAGCACGGCGCCGAACGCTCCGCCAAGGGCTTCACCTGCTGGACCCAGTTCGTTTCCATGCTCTTCTGCCAACTCGGCCGCGCCGACTCCCTTCGCGAGATCTGCAACGGGCTCAGTTGCTGCCTCGGCAAACTCGTGCACCTCGGCATCGCCAAAGCGCCCCGCCGTTCCACCCTTTCCTATGCCAATGAACACCGCCCTGCCGCCCTGTTCGAGGATCTCTTCTGGACCTCGCTGGCCCGCTTCCGCGACAGTGGGACCCTCGGCCCGCGTAAACACAAGTTCCGCTTCAAGAACAAGCTGCTCAGTCTGGACTCGACGACGATTACCCTGTGCCTGAACCTGTTTCCCTGGGCAAAGTTCCGTCGCGCCAAAGGCGGCGTGAAGGCGCATGTCCTCCTTGATCACGACGACTACCTCCCTGCCTATGTGCTGCTCACCGAAGCCCGCCGGAGCGATGTCAAAATGGCCGACTCCTTCCTGCCCAATCCCGGCTCCATCGTCGCCATGGATCGCGGCTACAACGACTACGCCCTGTTTGGCCGCTGGACGAAGGCCGGCGTCTTCTTCGTGACCCGGCTGAAAGACGATGCCCAGTTTGAGATTGTCGAGGAGCGGACAAGGCCGCAGAACAGCGCGATCTGTGTCGACCAGATCATCCGTCTCTCTTCGGCCAAAGGCCGCGCCGGCTGCCCGCATCTGCTGCGCCGTGTCGTGGTCTGGGTCCCCGAAAAGGACGATGTCATCGTCCTGCTCACCAACCATCTGGAGTTCGGCGCCACGACCATTGCCGCCATCTACAAGGACCGCTGGAAACTGGGCGTGTCCAGACAAGGACACATTGTCCAGTCGGTGAAAGACCGACCGGGGCCAAAAGACTCAGGCCTCGTAGCTTGGGAGGCGCCGTGGCGCGAAAGCAAGACGGCGGAGCCCTCCGACAACATACTCAGAAAGGAGTGTGCGCGACGCACCAGGTTGCAACGTAAGGTGAACGCAGACGTAGCCTCGTTACACGAAATTCCGGTGGCTGAGACGGTCTAG